GGTTTAAAATTCTGAAATTAATGATTGATAAATTCTGCCATTAGTTTTATAATACATCAAACATATATCATTAAATCAATATACAGCAAGAGCAATTATAAGATTTTTTTAATTTAACTGGTGATTGGTGATGTGTAAATGAATTTCCCAACCCGTAGAATGCGCAGACTTAGAAAAACCCCCCAACTTAGGAAAATTCTCCAAGAAACTACTTTAAATGCAGAAGATTTCATTTATCCTTTGTTTATAAAGGAAGAACTGGAAGAAGGTGCTGGAGAACACATCGATACCATGCCTGGCCAGTACCGTTACAGTCTGGAGGATGCAGTGGAGGAAGCTAAAAGACTGGAAAAACTGGGCCTTCAATCAGTCCTTTTATTCGGAATGCCTGAAGAAAAGGATGAAATGGGAACTTCTGCCTATGCTGAGGATGGGATAGTACAACAGACTGTCAGGCGCTTAAAAGCAGAAACTAACCTGGTGGTTATCACTGATGTTTGCCTCTGCCAGTACACCACCCATGGCCACTGCGGAATTGTGGAAAATGGAGAGATCATCAACGATGAAAGCCTGCTTTTACTTGCAAAAACCGCTTTGAGTCATGCTGAAGCTGGTGCAGACATAGTAGCCCCTTCGGATATGATGGATGGCCGTGTGGAAGCCATTCGTGAAATGTTAGATGATGGAGGGTTCCAGGACACACTGATCATGTCCTACGCTGCCAAGTATGCATCAAGTTTCTACGCACCATTCCGTGATGCAGTTTGCTCAGCCCCATCATTTGGGGATCGCAGAACCCATCAGATGAATCCAGCCAATGTTGAGGAAGCCCTTTTAGAGGTTGAATTAGACCTCAATGAAGGAGCAGATATTATAATGATTAAACCAGCCATGGCATATTTAGACGTGATCCGTGCAGTTAAAGAGGAGTTTAGGATGCCAACCGCCGCTTACCAAGTTAGTGGAGAGTATTCCATGCTAAAAGCCGGGATTGAAGCAGAATACCTCACTAACGATGCTATATACGAATCATTGTTATCCATTAAACGAGCCGGTGCTGATCTTATCATATCCCACTTCACCCCTGACTTTCTGGAAGGAAAACTGGATGAAAGATGTTAAATAAGGACTTGATGATTTTAAGAGTTGATTTTTTAGAATATAAATAAACTAACCATTGCCCAAAAAAATAATCATTAATTGAGGTGAACCCCCTTGGAATCCAGTTATGTTGCTAAATGCGCACAGATAGCCTCAGTGCTTGAGGTGAGCGGGCATCCAAAACCAGGTAACGTGCATCGTACCCGAAACTTCCCAGATATGGTATTTGAAGATTTTCTTCTCAGTGGAATAGCCATTGGAGAAACCATGGCAAAAGCTGCAGACAGAGGGTTTAAATATCGTCACAGGTCCGAAAAATGGGATAAAATCGGGTTAGGCGGACTGATTCTGGAAGCAGTCACTGAAACTGACCGTTGGGTGGCTAACAACACCAATCTAGGTATTGTGATGTTACTCACCCCTATTTCAGTAGTTGCCGGGATGATTGAGGATGTAAACAAAGGTGAAACTAACAATCACAGTATAGTTGGAAGGGGAACTGAAGGGTTAACTGAAATTTGGAATATTTTCAGGGAGAGAATAGACCAGATCATGAGATCCACAACTCCTGAAGATGCAGTTAACCTTTACAGGGCCATTAACCTTGCTGATGCAGGGGGGATGGGCGAACAGGATGATCTAGATGTGGCAGCAGAAAGCTCCCTCCAGAAACTGCGGGATGAAGATGTAAACATGTTCAATGTGCTGGAGATGTCCTCTGAGTGGGATAAACTATCATACGAACTCACCCATAAAATGCCAGTTACATTCCAAACAGGATATCCTACCTTTAAAAAACTTAAATCCAAATATGAAACCAACCAGGCCACGGTGCAAACATTTCTAACCATTTTATCACAGGTTCCAGATACCCTCATCAGCCGCAAGTACGGGGAAGAAAAGGCAATGGAAGTTTCGGCCAGTGCAAAGTCCATATTGGAAAAAGGTGGAATATTGAACAGTAGGAGAATATCCACTGTGGAAAAATTCGACCAGGAACTGATGAACAATGGTTTAAACCCCGGTACCACAGCAGATTTCACTGCCTCATCAATTATGATTGCTTATCTTGATGGTTATAATGATTATAAAGCTAAGTTTCAAAATGAATAACAAATCCCTAGTGTTATAATTCTCAATATGCTAAAAATCTTAAAATAAAAATTCAATTCAACATGAAAATAAATAAAATAACATTAATGAAAATAAAATAACTATCACTTGGAATAAAATTATCACTTGAATAAAATATCATTATCAACGATTTAATTAACGATTACCGAGGTTTCAAACATGCTGGATAAGATAATCAATGAAATGCACCTCTACGAAAAAAAAGTCTTAAAAGTATTAGGGGAAGCAGGAGGCCAGGACATACCTGAAGATGTGGCCAAAAATACAGCTCTAGACATAAAACAGGTTATGAGTGCTGCCGGGGCCCTGGAGTCCAAGGGAATCATAGAAATAGAACGTGACGTGGAAGAAGTGCTGAGTCTGGGTCCTTCCGGATCAACCTATGCTCAGGAAGGATTACCAGAAAGGAAAATCTTAGAAGCACTCCACCAGGACCAGACCATCCACATGAAGGATCTGGCCCAGAAATCAGGAATAGAACCATCAGAAGTGAAAATAGCCATTGGATGGATCATGAAGAAGGGCTGGGCAGTCCTGGATAAAGGGAACGTTACCATAACACCAAATGGTGAAAAAGCCCTGGAAAAACCCGGTATTGATGAGATCCTCCTCAAGACCATTATGGATTCCACTAAAATATTAACCCTGGGCGGTTTATCAAACTCGCTTAATGAAGGATTCCAACAACTGAAAAAACGAAAAGGTCTCATTAATTTAAATAAAAATTCAAGTTACACATTGGTTGTCACCAAAAAGGGACAGGATATACTGGATCATGGTTTCGAAATACGTGAAGAAGCAACACAACTTACCCATGAGCAGCTTAAAACAGATTCATGGAAGAACTTACACTACAGGGGTTATGATATCCAGGCAGAACACCCCATTATCTTCCCGGGGAAGATGCATCCCCTGCAGAGAACCATTCAGGAGATCCGTCGCATATTCCTGAACCTGGGATTCAATGAGTCCAGAGGAACCATCCTTGAATCCGCCTTCTGGAACTTTGACTGCCTTTTCCAACCCCAGGACCATGCTGCCAGAGAAATGCAGGATACTTTCTATGTTAAATCTCCCCGA
The Methanobacterium sp. Maddingley MBC34 genome window above contains:
- a CDS encoding delta-aminolevulinic acid dehydratase (PFAM: Delta-aminolevulinic acid dehydratase) gives rise to the protein MNFPTRRMRRLRKTPQLRKILQETTLNAEDFIYPLFIKEELEEGAGEHIDTMPGQYRYSLEDAVEEAKRLEKLGLQSVLLFGMPEEKDEMGTSAYAEDGIVQQTVRRLKAETNLVVITDVCLCQYTTHGHCGIVENGEIINDESLLLLAKTALSHAEAGADIVAPSDMMDGRVEAIREMLDDGGFQDTLIMSYAAKYASSFYAPFRDAVCSAPSFGDRRTHQMNPANVEEALLEVELDLNEGADIIMIKPAMAYLDVIRAVKEEFRMPTAAYQVSGEYSMLKAGIEAEYLTNDAIYESLLSIKRAGADLIISHFTPDFLEGKLDERC
- a CDS encoding Triphosphoribosyl-dephospho-CoA synthetase (PFAM: ATP:dephospho-CoA triphosphoribosyl transferase), whose amino-acid sequence is MESSYVAKCAQIASVLEVSGHPKPGNVHRTRNFPDMVFEDFLLSGIAIGETMAKAADRGFKYRHRSEKWDKIGLGGLILEAVTETDRWVANNTNLGIVMLLTPISVVAGMIEDVNKGETNNHSIVGRGTEGLTEIWNIFRERIDQIMRSTTPEDAVNLYRAINLADAGGMGEQDDLDVAAESSLQKLRDEDVNMFNVLEMSSEWDKLSYELTHKMPVTFQTGYPTFKKLKSKYETNQATVQTFLTILSQVPDTLISRKYGEEKAMEVSASAKSILEKGGILNSRRISTVEKFDQELMNNGLNPGTTADFTASSIMIAYLDGYNDYKAKFQNE
- a CDS encoding phenylalanyl-tRNA synthetase, alpha subunit (PFAM: tRNA synthetases class II core domain (F)~TIGRFAM: phenylalanyl-tRNA synthetase, alpha subunit); its protein translation is MLDKIINEMHLYEKKVLKVLGEAGGQDIPEDVAKNTALDIKQVMSAAGALESKGIIEIERDVEEVLSLGPSGSTYAQEGLPERKILEALHQDQTIHMKDLAQKSGIEPSEVKIAIGWIMKKGWAVLDKGNVTITPNGEKALEKPGIDEILLKTIMDSTKILTLGGLSNSLNEGFQQLKKRKGLINLNKNSSYTLVVTKKGQDILDHGFEIREEATQLTHEQLKTDSWKNLHYRGYDIQAEHPIIFPGKMHPLQRTIQEIRRIFLNLGFNESRGTILESAFWNFDCLFQPQDHAAREMQDTFYVKSPRSTQLPSDEMVKKVSQTHEDGGATGSEGWGYHWDVDVAMQSVLRTHTTCVSARYLAENEPPLKMFSVGRVFRRETITYKHLPEFHQVEGIVASEEINFKNLLGIIKEFYHQMGFEVRFRPAYFPYTYLSTECEIYLPEKESWIELGGSGMFRPEVLEPLGIETPVAAFGLGIERLAMIRLGIKDIRMLYQSDLGWLRNLPVTQIYNEK